In Rhododendron vialii isolate Sample 1 chromosome 9a, ASM3025357v1, the following are encoded in one genomic region:
- the LOC131301531 gene encoding protein PHOSPHATE-INDUCED 1-like: MAYFVPQLLILISLFQLSLAARKLTELVQDQPNTLMHYHNGPLLSGKMPVNLIWYGKFTPSQRAIVSDFVTSLSSPPPQTQPSVAAWWKTTEKYYKLAKSKKPSSLSLSLGKQILDENYSLGKSLTQKQIVQLASKGDQMNAINVVLTSADVTVDGFCMSRCGTHGSSKGNVQAKGENYKFAYIWVGNSETQCPGQCAWPYHQPIYGPQNPPLVAPNQDVGMDGMVINLASLLAGTATNPFGNGYYQGPADAPLEAASGCPGVYAKGAFPGYAGDLLVDRTTGASYNANGANGRKYLVPALFDPTTLTCSTLV, encoded by the coding sequence ATGGCTTACTTCGTTCCACAACTCCTAATCTTAATCTCTCTCTTCCAACTCTCACTCGCAGCCAGAAAACTCACCGAGTTAGTCCAAGATCAACCCAATACACTAATGCATTACCACAACGGCCCTCTTCTTTCCGGCAAAATGCCAGTCAACCTCATTTGGTACGGCAAATTCACTCCTTCCCAACGAGCCATAGTCTCCGACTTTGTCACCTCGCTGTCTTCTCCCCCACCTCAAACCCAACCATCGGTCGCCGCCTGGTGGAAAACCACCGAGAAATACTACAAACTAGCCAAATCGAAAAAACCCTCGTCACTTTCTTTGTCCCTGGGCAAACAAATACTCGACGAGAATTACTCGCTGGGAAAATCCCTCACGCAGAAACAGATCGTGCAGTTGGCATCGAAGGGCGATCAGATGAACGCAATCAACGTTGTACTGACATCCGCCGACGTCACCGTGGACGGGTTCTGTATGAGCCGGTGCGGGACGCACGGGTCTTCCAAGGGTAATGTCCAAGCAAAAGGGGAAAATTACAAGTTCGCTTATATTTGGGTCGGTAACTCAGAGACTCAGTGCCCGGGTCAATGCGCTTGGCCGTACCACCAACCTATTTACGGACCACAGAACCCACCTTTGGTCGCACCCAACCAAGATGTGGGTATGGATGGGATGGTGATCAACCTGGCTAGCCTATTGGCCGGGACCGCTACGAACCCATTTGGAAATGGCTACTACCAGGGTCCGGCCGATGCTCCGCTAGAGGCTGCATCGGGTTGTCCCGGGGTGTACGCTAAAGGAGCTTTCCCTGGATACGCAGGGGACCTTTTGGTGGACCGTACCACGGGTGCTAGCTATAACGCGAATGGTGCTAATGGGAGGAAGTATTTGGTTCCCGCTTTGTTTGATCCGACTACATTGACTTGTTCCACTTTGGTTTAA